A genome region from Cryptosporidium parvum Iowa II chromosome 8, whole genome shotgun sequence includes the following:
- a CDS encoding MRP like MinD family ATpase of the SIMIBI class of P-loop GTpases, producing MKIASNRIAIFFGGLISGIIFKDYFKTFSRLTINYLKSIIFSISYIKTDSVNSKYQNHFNIQIGNCVGVDSPDAGIADSCAGCPNALICASGQAKKKPTENIENLSKIKNIILVLSGKGGVGKSTISSQISWCLSSKKFNVGLLDIDICGPSAPKMMGVQGNDVHISANGWSPVYVNDNLSVMSTAFLLPQSDDAVIWRGPKKNGLIKQFLSDVVWGELDFLIIDTPPGTSDEHLSIVSYLNGSNVNGALIVTTPQEIALQDVRKEINFCKKVGLNILGVVENMGMIFKNAEHDSSVKDMCDNMEVEYLNKIPWDKELLYVCDLGLSICEKFPQSPSSIGIKKLVDIIIYQSKIN from the coding sequence ATGAAGATAGCCTCTAATAGAATTGCAATTTTCTTCGGTGGACTAATATCTGGTATTATATTTAAGGATTATTTCAAGACATTTTCCAGGTTAACAATAAACTATTTaaaatctattattttttccattTCTTATATAAAAACTGATTCAGTTAATTCTAAATACCAAAatcattttaatattcaaattggCAATTGCGTAGGAGTTGATTCTCCAGATGCAGGAATCGCAGACTCTTGTGCAGGATGCCCAAATGCACTAATATGTGCTTCTGGACAAGCAAAGAAAAAGCCTACAGAGAATATCGAAAActtatcaaaaataaaaaatattattttggttCTATCTGGTAAAGGAGGTGTAGGAAAATCAACTATATCTTCGCAAATATCATGGTGTTTATCATCgaaaaaatttaatgttGGGCTTTTAGATATCGATATTTGCGGCCCATCCGCACCAAAAATGATGGGAGTGCAAGGCAATGATGTACACATTTCTGCGAATGGCTGGTCCCCAGTATATGTTAATGATAATCTCTCAGTTATGTCCACTGCATTTTTACTTCCTCAATCTGATGATGCTGTAATTTGGAGAGGcccaaaaaaaaatgggtTAATAAAACAGTTCCTTTCAGATGTAGTTTGGGGTGAATTAGACTTCTTAATCATTGATACTCCTCCAGGTACTTCCGACGAGCATCTCTCTATAGtttcatatttaaatgGTTCAAATGTGAATGGAGCTCTGATCGTAACCACTCCGCAAGAAATTGCACTACAAGATGTTAGGAaggaaattaatttttgtaaGAAAGTGGGTTTAAATATCCTTGGGGTTGTTGAAAATATGGGGAtgatttttaaaaatgcTGAGCATGATTCTTCAGTTAAAGATATGTGTGACAATATGGAAGTAGAATATCTTAATAAAATACCATGGGATAAAGAATTACTGTACGTATGCGATTTGGGTCTCTCTATCTGCGAAAAATTCCCCCAGTCGCCATCTTCAATcggaattaaaaaattagttgatataataatttaccaatcaaaaattaactaa
- a CDS encoding endoplasmic reticulum oxidoreductin (membrane associated FAD-dependent oxidase involved in disulfide bond formation in the ER, 2x transmembrane domain near C-terminus), with protein MRLIAAHILSFYLTVLELIGDGNVIFIFKSLQRNGFRPDLRLNGLPTTNELFQDAQILQEKMEKIRLMNSIRIFALDLSQNCIFEENKRNSCGDTGKCQVMGNESDLSSTLFGIDKANDINIADNGNCNEKKTKVDMLKNPPSNTQYKGGEVWRHIYYEIEKVDFPLLKKLISGVQSNIAIHASERYRKIRDDDYDYSLLNFINKFVLFEDRGVNLLVTFHYIVQSICILGPSFDKFMKDLDNSAENTKLKEEVKDIFNKSHYYSCRPEYKRNIIPPQFLPKLEKFFKTFISTLGCVECEKCILHGTIKGNTLDLTVKALGGSKNIILNPTYFVTYLNGLYIFSSSITIIDLFTFRVRIFLAFSLFIAIVFFFCLKRRVSSYLNKRREITHKKKE; from the coding sequence ATGCGTTTAATAGCAGCCCATATTTTATCGTTTTATCTGACGGTTTTAGAACTTATTGGAGACGGAAATGtcatttttatattcaaatcaTTACAAAGAAATGGATTCCGTCCAGATTTACGTTTAAATGGGCTTCCAACAACCAATGAATTGTTTCAAGATGCACAAATtttacaagaaaaaatggaaaaaatTAGACTTATGAATTCAATTCGCATTTTTGCACTTGATTTATCTCAGAACTgtatttttgaagaaaacaAAAGAAACTCATGTGGTGACACGGGAAAGTGTCAGGTAATGGGAAATGAAAGCGACTTGTCTTCAACTCTATTTGGAATTGATAAAGCCAATGACATAAATATTGCTGATAATGGGAATTGTAATGAGAAAAAAACGAAGGTAGACATGCTTAAAAACCCACCATCAAACACACAGTATAAAGGTGGCGAAGTTTGGCGTCACATATATTatgaaatagaaaaagtTGATTTTCCTTtacttaaaaaattaatatcagGAGTCCAGAGTAATATTGCTATTCATGCATCTGAAAGATATAGAAAGATTCGTGACGATGATTATGATTATAGTTTGTTAAATTTCATTAacaaatttgtattatttgaagatcGAGGAGTAAATCTTTTAGTTACGTTTCATTATATTGTTCAATCAATTTGTATATTGGGTCCATCATTTGATAAGTTTATGAAAGACTTAGATAACTCGGCTGAAAACactaaattaaaagaagaagttaaggatattttcaacaaaagtcattattattcatgCAGACCAGAATACaagagaaatattattcctCCTCAGTTTCTTCCAAAACTAgaaaaatttttcaaaactttTATTTCTACATTAGGCTGCGTTGAATGCGAAAAGTGTATATTACATGGCACAATTAAAGGCAATACACTCGATTTAACAGTCAAAGCTTTGGGAGgctcaaaaaatattatattaaaccCCACATATTTTGTAACATATTTAAATGGACTTTACATATTTTCATCCTCAATCACAATAATTGATTTGTTCACTTTTAGAGTGAGGATATTCTTGGCTTtctcattatttattgcaATTGTTTTCTTCTTCTGTTTGAAGCGTAGGGTCAgttcttatttaaataagagAAGAGAAATTACTcacaagaaaaaagaatga
- a CDS encoding 12x WD40 repeat containing protein has product NCCFYTLFVNNMEALECQLFIESKNQEIECLAVTPNGYFCAVAQKEGSITIFDTITFHSWLKILSIEQYSLRSLFFLKKSNSDLGFQNSQLIDSNSFLENENLSETDSDCTNTTACTSPAKSPLRKSLHSVSSNYINMSDLYKYRLVGLGLDGRIIEWDLSTGMTLETTFSYGGAIFQGSLSPSCENLALACADGSIKMFSLLNNELSFSYSLPKHSNKLLSITFLNENTIIAGSSDGIILEYNLETRMCINKMSVCTGKKSTDKRNSKNVSIWCLVTLESDNILFSGDSNGTVVVWDLITYTAINTFKHHHGDVLTLSKLGNISTKASDTTIVSTGIDGRVVTYINTKNFDHSEKSGKWLPSSFCYPHSSSIGSVATVAIPQINGPLALSGTWDGKLIIWLTLERSKKNSNNDYEFVSTSSKLKFLALPTGVLKNPQNIHIAESERLILHQSLRNLELWFISDPEITSIKSGSGKILINPFQITYSKLNNICSNITDNDKNVSNLVPVQPIKLLDIKLSNKKNEIIVCSALSIDGDYIVSSFSDSGIRALHIDLQSLNINNVQLESCNNVIATCMKFLTNTVLIIGGFFMQDCKNNPKISPKIFIIDIERDIIIYSLELKHRINNEYSRIGKITELSISSDNQWLAVLTSFGNTFIIDLDSFKLEADLTNLESEVFDPFSKNNYSTPIASISFNNRDSDIVSVMMSDGKYYFYSIRLKKTIPKEYLRNHKDFTDKSSNIYKVPKKKYSPILHGPILNIKWIMLYDCDSKEDEYNIQDVIIMNTIENTSYIYLNNYEEANNNKYNKTKIDPLESKQIEKDLCGPVYKLPRFKKIDAFTCNYKFFPERSIEFSSYFNKAKFLLDSNLNKDFSKRDLCENFLFNNKLIYGLFYTNSTKWLSLLKKGVGLRQKKSQKSQMNGCLIILTCKCTNTKGNEYNSEITVNNRRKYGE; this is encoded by the coding sequence AATTGTTGTTTCTACACTCtatttgttaataatatgGAAGCTTTAGAATGCCAACTCTTTATTGAAAGCAAAAATCAGGAAATTGAGTGTCTGGCAGTAACTCCTAATGGTTACTTTTGTGCTGTTGCCCAAAAAGAAGGAAGTATTACCATTTTTGATACAATTACTTTTCATTCATGGCTGAAGATTCTAAGTATTGAGCAATATTCTTTGAGGAGtttattctttttgaaaaaatctAATTCAGATCTTGGGTTTCAAAATTCTCAATTAATCGACagtaattcatttttagaaaatgaaaatttgaGTGAAACTGATAGTGACTGTACTAATACTACAGCATGCACATCTCCTGCTAAATCTCCTTTGAGAAAATCTCTACACTCTGTATCTAgcaattatattaatatgtCTGATTTGTATAAATACAGACTTGTAGGTTTGGGTCTCGACGGAAGAATTATCGAGTGGGACTTGAGCACTGGCATGACCTTGGAAACTACTTTTTCTTATGGAGGTGCAATTTTTCAAGGTTCTTTATCTCCATCATGTGAAAATTTAGCTTTGGCATGTGCAGATGGATCGATTAAAATGTTTAGTTTATTAAACAATGAACTTTCATTTTCGTATTCATTGCCAAAGCATAGCAATAAGCTCCTTTCAATTACATTTCtaaatgaaaatacaaTAATAGCAGGATCTAGCGATGGAATAATTCTAGAATATAATCTGGAAACAAGAATGTGCATTAATAAGATGTCGGTATGCACTGGTAAAAAATCAACtgataaaagaaattcaaaaaatgtaTCAATATGGTGCTTAGTGACTCTAGAGtctgataatattttatttagcGGAGATTCAAATGGAACTGTGGTAGTTTGGGATCTAATCACCTACACGGCAATAAATACATTTAAGCATCACCATGGAGATGTTCTAACGCTTTCAAAACTCGGAAATATTAGCACTAAAGCCTCAGATACTACTATTGTTTCAACTGGAATTGATGGGCGTGTGGTAAcatatattaatacaaaaaacTTTGACCATTCTGAGAAATCTGGAAAGTGGCTTCCTAGTTCATTTTGTTATCCGCATTCATCTTCTATAGGTTCAGTTGCAACCGTAGCTATACCCCAAATAAATGGGCCATTAGCCTTATCTGGAACCTGGGATGgaaaattgattatttggTTGACTCTTGAGCGCAGTAAAAAGAATTCTAACAATGATTACGAATTTGTATCTACTTCTTCGAAGCTCAAATTCTTGGCTCTTCCTACAGGAGTATTAAAAAACCCACAAAATATTCACATAGCAGAAAGTGAACGTTTAATACTTCACCAAAGTTTAAGAAATCTTGAATTATGGTTCATTTCAGATCCCGAAATAACTAGCATTAAATCAGGTTCCGgaaaaattttgataaacCCATTTCAAATTACTTAtagtaaattaaataatatatgcTCAAATATCACTGATAACGATAAAAATGTCTCTAATTTAGTTCCAGTGCAACCaatcaaattattagaCATTAAACTTTccaacaaaaaaaatgaaattattgtttGCAGTGCCTTAAGCATAGACGGAGATTATATTGTAAGTTCATTTTCTGACTCTGGAATAAGAGCATTGCATATTGATCTGCAAAGcctaaatattaataatgttcAACTTGAATCTTGCAACAATGTGATTGCTACCTGCATGAAATTTCTAACAAATACCGTTTTAATTATTGGTGGTTTTTTCATGCAAGATTGCAAGAATAACCCAAAAATAAGTccaaaaatttttattattgacaTCGAAAgagatattattatttattctttagAACTTAAACATCggattaataatgaatattctAGAATTGGGAAAATAACTGAATTAAGTATTTCCTCAGATAATCAATGGCTTGCGGTGTTAACAAGTTTTGGtaatacttttattattgacCTTGATTCATTTAAATTGGAAGCGGATCTAACAAATTTAGAAAGCGAAGTTTTTGATCCTTtctcaaaaaataattattctaCACCAATTGCTTCTATATCTTTCAATAATCGTGATAGTGATATTGTTTCTGTTATGATGTCCGACGGAAagtattacttttattcGATAAGGTTGAAAAAAACTATACCGAAGGAATACCTAAGAAATCATAAAGATTTCACAGATAAATCATCGAATATCTATAAAGTTcctaaaaagaaatattctcCAATTTTGCATGGACCgatattgaatattaaatgGATTATGCTGTATGATTGTGATTCAAAAGAAGATGAGTACAATATTCAAGATGTTATAATTATGAATACAATTGAAAATACAAGTTACATTTATCTAAATAACTATGAAGAAgcaaataataacaaatataacaaaacaaaaatcGATCCTCTCGAATCGAAACAAATAGAGAAAGATCTTTGCGGTCCAGTATATAAATTACCaagatttaaaaagatCGATGCATTTACAtgtaattataaatttttccCCGAAAGATCAATTGAGTTTTCTagttattttaataaagcCAAATTTTTGCTTGATAGCAACTTAAATAAAGACTTTTCCAAAAGAGATTTATGtgaaaattttctttttaataataaactaaTTTACGGTTTATTTTACACAAATTCCACAAAGTGgctttctttattaaagaaggGAGTTGGCTTGAGACAGAAAAAGTCACAAAAAAGTCAAATGAATGGTTGTTTGATTATCTTAACATGTAAATGTACTAACACAAAAGGTAATGAATACAATTCGGAGATTACGGTTAAcaatagaagaaaatatggCGAATAg
- a CDS encoding apicomplexan specific protein (similar to gi:23509755) produces the protein MTEQNNDLDFKDDNIKDLQRKEDLEANIISQNYSIKIRDTSRNMSYTNNRRDEIFMQLQTELFDILLEIYNIIPTWGSFKENFYFHWKRIIGACNFKDLHAYRLIFRCLGNLRPSSMPIFILRPIIKQLDEYRKISEPEYSPSNFEFNPNIHRSLATTSNGPIAMLQNSHPVKTCAQIQSKKEILLEDKIGRDFFSDKCNSSFFHEIIKENAKYSGLVLSGLNEANVIPFSLLENDIFNSVPSQNNSNLIDNIYNSINKNFYFSITRQQNGSFTNDNEKLAEDKKIKNELIDRKEHILSDDYNSNEFINNSLVISNNWNSNSAVSSPYGSVCTAPTLSPTEYKIEGPIMAAFQHIQAVAVATAVANNSKNKLNSAGNLSNEQNTIQPKKRPRRNGEIQGVYFDKIRKLWRANWKENGRVKTKGFSVFQFGDEGARQKAIEYRKKMEKEFYVVPNTKLSRSSSNSGTIYINTEKTFQNSISPKKKDIELSSNLNNTLSSSKLNSENTKLSENTNSNFNN, from the coding sequence ATGACAGAACAGAATAATGATTTAGATTTCAAAGATGACAATATCAAAGATTTGCAAAGAAAGGAGGATTTAGAGgcaaatataatttctcAAAACTACAGTATAAAAATTAGAGATACATCAAGAAATATGAGTTATACGAATAATAGAAGAGATGAAATTTTCATGCAGTTACAAACAGAATTGTTTGATATTCTTTTAGAGATTTATAACATAATTCCTACATGGGGCtcatttaaagaaaacTTCTATTTTCATTGGAAGAGAATTATTGGTGCCTGCAATTTCAAAGATCTTCATGCATATAGGCTAATTTTTAGATGCTTGGGAAATTTACGCCCTTCTTCAATGCCTATATTTATTCTAAGGCCAATAATTAAACAGCTAGATGAGTATAGAAAAATTTCAGAGCCTGAATATTCTCCAtctaattttgaatttaacCCAAATATACACAGGAGCTTAGCTACAACTTCTAATGGCCCAATTGCCATGCTACAAAATTCACATCCCGTTAAAACATGTGCCCAAATTCaaagtaaaaaagaaatattgcTTGAAGATAAAATAGGACGAGATTTTTTCTCCGATAAATGTAATTCTAGCTTTTTtcatgaaattattaaagaaaatgcaAAATATTCAGGATTAGTATTATCAGGATTAAATGAAGCAAATGTCATTCCATTTTCGTTACTAGAAAATGATATATTCAACTCTGTGCCGTCacaaaataatagtaatctaattgataatatctacaattcaataaataagaatttctatttttcGATAACTAGACAACAAAACGGTAGTTTTAcaaatgataatgaaaaattagCCGAAGACAAGAAGATAAAAAATGAGCTAATTGATAGAAAGGAGCACATTCTTTCGGACGATTATAATtctaatgaatttattaataattcattgGTTATTTCGAATAATTGGAATTCAAACTCTGCAGTCTCTTCGCCTTATGGTTCGGTTTGCACTGCACCAACACTTTCACCTACagaatataaaattgaagGGCCTATAATGGCAGCTTTTCAACATATTCAAGCAGTAGCAGTTGCAACAGCAGTTGcaaataattctaaaaaCAAACTAAACTCCGCAGGTAATTTATCAAACGAACAAAATACAATACAACCAAAGAAAAGACCGAGGAGGAATGGTGAGATTCAAGGGGTATATTTCGACAAAATACGCAAACTTTGGCGTGCAAACTGGAAAGAAAATGGACGTGTAAAAACAAAAGGGTTTTCAGTTTTTCAATTTGGAGATGAGGGCGCAAGACAAAAAGCTATTGAATATCGTAAGAAAATGGAAAAAGAATTCTATGTCGTGCCTAATACAAAGCTTTCTAGAAGTTCAAGCAATAGTGGAACTATCTATATTAATACAGAAAAGACGTTTCAAAACAGTATCTCacctaaaaaaaaagatattgaacttagttcaaatttaaataacaCTTTGAGCAGTTCAAAGCTAAACTCTGAAAACACAAAATTATCAGAAAACACCAACTCTAATTTTaacaattaa
- a CDS encoding protein phosphatase regulator like HEAT repeats containing protein that folds into a alpha-alpha superhelix, with amino-acid sequence MDRIRSKKRNSFRVADICSYNRKFDEFIKTRSEDELNNILTSCLYSSTIVKNVEGQNFISRVISKLSIDIHNELVNIIKSFVPKLSSSLLICYGNILFILWLDYSNQSNEERMQNLEEAIQRTFCIGSIKLNPLIALRMRLILHGFHSNRDDFRVNKLLLRLYDPLIWRYISVANWKVRLNTTALLAILFPLIDPSLSAGNYNSELDNQFSILQNLLVDNHSEVRVAAIQSVCRILTLYWEITPIERIHEILSTLSLRCIEDKHSITARVAVVNGINAIINNPLSQKIINGYLPKIFTYLHDLDVEVRYSVALLILKISRIQGFDYSKIISKKQILSRISKEFIIYQLKQSTYFLKNGNLYKHSEIIIDEIFASDQESVCESLKVARVLAELLNPSIFNEKTREQLKNCYFFCDLCPIGMVGYFCSLKILVDETIGRNIENSDLLRLAVLLLTTTIENYQKDKITYNKAKILLASSKEILSILFSNDSSLVDSNKDYYLILKSSDKIATNTIQIAIKYFTNTCNDDFLLKIDPNDRIWISVLQLLQHQTVLRSSYYPKFSKKIISEFWNNSLLAFRNKLDEKDARIRLGAIILLSKNWGLLESIVPILIDSACNIISNELSADHEFNTNFDTELGPNESGALCINMLLNILEYNEVREYLSSNFSILKYLESLTKSIFNVHFYKTSHILEWDLMQLTKKLLIFSLTVIKGKKSFYEFILIIIQEIDFIKNDNNCSIDKFLLLFEMLGIILSIPDSSLSNEKRIIEEVLKALENLSIIITILEKKDQSNAFKIQVKQRINTCLSALKQILGSSHFESDTYVKEIRSGLGRFS; translated from the coding sequence ATGGATCGAATTCGaagtaaaaaaagaaattctttTAGAGTTGCAGATATATGTTCGTACAATAGAAAATTCGATGAATTCATTAAAACTAGAAGTGAAGACGaactaaataatattttaaccTCCTGTTTATATTCTTCTACTATTGTAAAGAATGTTGAAGGAcagaattttatttcaagaGTGATATCAAAGCTAAGTATCGACATACATAATGAATTGgtcaatattataaaatctTTTGTTCCCAAGCTAAGTTcaagtttattaatatgctatggaaatattttatttattctttggCTAGACTATAGTAATCAGAGTAATGAAGAAAGAATGCAAAACCTCGAGGAAGCGATACAAAGAACTTTTTGTATTGGGTCAATTAAGTTGAACCCCTTAATTGCTCTCAGAATGAGGCTAATTTTACACGGTTTTCATAGTAATCGTGATGACTTTCGAGTAAataaactattattaaGGTTATATGATCCATTAATTTGGAGATATATTTCAGTTGCCAATTGGAAAGTTAGGCTCAATACAACTGCTCTACTTGCAATATTATTCCCATTAATTGACCCATCACTTTCTGCAGGAAACTATAATTCGGAACTAGATAAtcaattttcaatattacaAAACTTACTTGTTGATAACCATTCGGAAGTAAGGGTAGCAGCCATTCAGTCTGTTTGTCGAATATTAACATTATATTGGGAGATAACTCCAATTGAGAGAATTCATGAAATTTTATCAACGCTTTCACTAAGATGTATTGAAGACAAGCATTCAATTACTGCCAGAGTCGCAGTGGTAAATGGAATTAATGCTATTATAAATAACCCATTATcgcaaaaaataataaatggcTATTTgccaaaaatatttacgTATCTACATGATTTGGATGTTGAAGTAAGGTATTCTGTTGCTTTACTCATTCTCAAAATTTCTAGAATTCAAGGGTTCGATTactcaaaaattatttcaaaaaaacaaattcttTCAAGGATTTCTAAGGAGTTCATAATTTATCAGCTTAAACAGTCTACGtactttttgaaaaatgGAAATTTGTACAAACAttctgaaataataatagacGAAATTTTTGCCAGCGATCAGGAATCTGTATGCGAATCTTTAAAAGTTGCAAGGGTACTTGCAGAGTTGTTAAACccttcaatatttaacGAAAAGACAAGGGAGCAACTCAAAAActgttattttttttgcgACCTTTGCCCAATAGGGATGGTTGGATATTTTTGTAGCTTAAAAATTTTGGTAGATGAGACTATTGGAagaaatatagaaaattcTGATCTTTTACGTTTAGCAGTACTTTTGCTCACAACAACAATAGAAAATTACcaaaaagataaaattaCATACAATAAGGCAAAGATTCTGTTGGCATCAAGCAAGGAAATCttatcaattttattcTCAAACGACTCATCTTTAGTAGATTCAAACAAAGATTACTACTTGATTCTGAAGTCTAGCGATAAAATAGCAACAAACACCATCCAAATCgctattaaatattttacaaATACGTGCAATGATgattttttgttaaaaatTGATCCAAACGACAGAATTTGGATAAGTGTACTGCAGTTATTGCAACACCAAACTGTATTGAGATCGAGCTATTATCcaaaattctcaaaaaaaataatatcagaATTTTGGAACAATTCTTTATTGGCTTTTAGAAACAAATTAGACGAAAAGGATGCGAGAATACGTTTGGGTGCAATAATTTTGTTATCAAAGAATTGGGGATTACTAGAAAGTATTGTTCCAATATTGATAGATAGCGCTTGcaatataatttcaaatgaattatcGGCAGATCATGAATTTAACACAAATTTTGATACCGAGCTTGGCCCCAATGAGTCTGGAGCTTTGTGTATTAACATGCTTTTAAACATATTGGAGTACAATGAAGTAAGGGAATATCTTTCGAGCaatttttcaatacttAAATACTTAGAAAGTCTAACGAAAAGCATTTTTAATGttcatttttataaaaCTTCACATATATTAGAATGGGATTTGATGCAGCTAACAAAGAAACTGCTGATATTCTCTTTGACAGTAATTAAGGGCAAGAAATCTTTCTATGAGTTTATTCTAATAATCattcaagaaattgatttcataaaaaatgataataactgttcaattgataaatttcttttactGTTCGAGATGCTTGGAATAATACTTTCCATTCCGGATAGTAGTCTTTctaatgaaaaaagaattatcgAAGAAGTATTGAAGGCATTGGAAAATTTGTCAATCATAATAACTATTTTGGAAAAGAAAGATCAAAGCAATGCATTCAAAATCCAAGTTAAACAACGAATAAATACATGTTTATCTGCGCTAAAGCAAATTTTAGGAAGCTCACATTTTGAATCGGACACTTATGTAAAAGAAATAAGATCAGGATTAGGTAGATTTTCATAA
- a CDS encoding hypothetical protein (transcripts identified by EST), with amino-acid sequence MSFNILPFQILFDGRLPKENPFNRLYNSTQSQLSVSNKVTNIVLSKSFRGRKLNGRIIHLSKSSHSILILSKNNSQKKMDLIIDKSFNQVTYWNYDDEIKQSDDIPQFLNVIHNFNILHRET; translated from the coding sequence ATGTCATTTAATATCCTTCCATTCCAAATCCTATTTGATGGGAGATTGCCAAAGGAAAATCCCTTCAATAGACTTTATAACAGCACTCAGTCTCAGTTAAGTGTTAGTAATAAAGTAACTAACATAGTATTAAGTAAATCTTTTCGTGGAAGAAAGTTAAATGGAagaataattcatttgagTAAATCAAGCCAttcaatattgattttatctaaaaataattctcaaaaaaaaatggatttaattattgataaatctTTTAACCAAGTAACATATTGGAATTATGATGACGAGATTAAACAGTCGGATGATATTCCTCAATTTCTAAATGTTATTcacaattttaatattttgcaCAGAGAAACTTAG
- a CDS encoding hypothetical protein (transcripts identified by EST) codes for YAKAFGKFIILNVKRSYNSFLIKGIIEIGKHKLIFDKQSAVPRYKLESDLVCSFTNNLETGEFKSNKKPNLSSWHNFHDHEKTEQEKFELLALQLRNSTAPGRFYKSEHLTKKQIKFNFGVVIDGNKMKTGLSDDSSTYRSNKKISGISLLHELVNNSETQRWTNKKYSEIQKTKLKGGKKWYRKQVLKRNRY; via the coding sequence TACGCAAAGGCCTTCGGTAAGTTCATAATTCTTAATGTTAAACGTTCATACAATTCATTCTTGATTAAGGGCATTATTGAAATAGGTAAacataaattaatatttgataagCAGAGTGCGGTACCAAGATATAAATTAGAATCGGATTTGGTATGTAGTTTTACCAACAATCTCGAAACAGGGGAATTCAAGAGCAATAAAAAGCCAAATTTATCATCTTGGCACAATTTTCATGATCATGAAAAAACAGAGCAAGAAAAGTTCGAGTTGTTGGCTCTGCAATTACGAAATTCTACAGCCCCAGGGAGATTTTATAAGTCCGAGCATTTAACTAAAAAACAGATAAAGTTTAACTTCGGGGTCGTAATTGACGGAAACAAAATGAAAACTGGCCTATCTGATGATTCTTCAACTTATAGATCTAATAAAAAGATATCTGGAATATCTCTTTTACATGAATTAGTCAATAATTCAGAAACCCAAAGATGGACGAATAAAAAGTACTCCGAGATACAAAAAACAAAGCTAAAGGGTGGAAAAAAGTGGTATAGAAAGCAGgttttaaaaagaaatagatattaa